The Ensifer adhaerens genome contains a region encoding:
- the queG gene encoding tRNA epoxyqueuosine(34) reductase QueG produces MRISTSEANTVPGIDAKADSEERRRLKLTAFLKAEAADKGFDLCRITRPDAIPQAPARLRDFLDESFHGTMDWLEETAERRSDPRTLWSEVRSVVMFAMNYGPEHDPRGILERTDRGAISVYAQNRDYHDIIKGKLKEVATRFAARAGEDVKVFVDTAPVMEKPLAEQSGLGWQGKHTNLVSREFGSWLFLGSLFTTADLAFDEAERDHCGSCRACLDACPTDAFPAPYRIDARRCISYLTIEHKGPIDPEFRPLIGNRIYGCDDCLAACPWNKFAQAASEMKLRARDDLKAPSLETLLDLDDPSFRSLFSGSPVKRIGRDRFVRNVLIAAGNSGSQALVPAVKARVNDTSAVVRAMAVWALSRLVAPAALAEFAEQCEPETDEDVLNEWQIAGVSRCMS; encoded by the coding sequence ATGCGGATCTCGACTTCTGAGGCGAATACCGTGCCCGGCATCGATGCCAAGGCAGACAGTGAGGAACGGCGCCGGCTGAAGCTGACGGCGTTCCTGAAGGCAGAGGCGGCAGACAAGGGCTTCGATCTCTGTCGCATCACCCGGCCGGATGCCATTCCGCAAGCACCGGCCCGGCTTCGAGACTTTCTCGACGAGAGCTTTCACGGCACGATGGACTGGCTCGAAGAGACAGCCGAGCGCCGTTCCGATCCGCGCACGCTCTGGAGCGAGGTGCGCTCCGTCGTCATGTTCGCGATGAACTACGGCCCGGAACACGATCCGCGTGGCATTCTTGAGCGGACCGATCGCGGTGCGATCTCGGTCTATGCCCAGAACCGCGACTACCACGACATCATCAAGGGCAAGCTCAAGGAAGTCGCGACCCGCTTTGCCGCGCGCGCTGGCGAGGACGTCAAGGTCTTCGTCGATACCGCCCCGGTGATGGAAAAGCCGCTGGCGGAGCAGTCCGGCCTCGGCTGGCAGGGCAAGCACACCAATCTGGTCAGCCGCGAATTCGGCTCCTGGCTTTTTCTCGGCAGCCTGTTCACGACGGCGGACCTCGCCTTCGACGAAGCCGAGCGCGACCATTGCGGCTCCTGCCGCGCCTGCCTCGATGCCTGTCCGACAGACGCTTTCCCGGCGCCCTACCGGATCGACGCGCGACGTTGCATCTCTTACCTCACGATCGAGCACAAGGGGCCGATCGATCCCGAATTCCGGCCGCTGATCGGCAACCGCATCTATGGCTGCGACGACTGTCTTGCCGCCTGCCCCTGGAACAAGTTCGCGCAGGCAGCCTCGGAAATGAAGCTCAGAGCACGCGACGATCTGAAGGCGCCGTCGCTCGAAACCCTGCTTGACCTCGATGATCCGAGCTTTCGCAGCCTGTTCTCAGGCTCACCGGTCAAGCGCATCGGTCGCGACCGGTTCGTGCGGAACGTGCTGATCGCCGCCGGCAATTCAGGCAGCCAGGCGCTGGTGCCCGCAGTCAAGGCCCGCGTCAACGACACCTCAGCCGTGGTGCGGGCGATGGCGGTGTGGGCGCTGTCACGATTGGTCGCGCCTGCGGCGCTTGCGGAATTTGCCGAACAATGCGAGCCAGAGACGGACGAAGACGTCCTCAACGAATGGCAGATCGCGGGAGTGAGCCGATGCATGTCCTGA
- a CDS encoding glutathione S-transferase family protein, giving the protein MPTLYHHPMSAASRFVRLILSEYGYQTELTDEQPWENRRDFLALNPAGTLPVYVDDSMRALCGATIISEYLDETNGIMKRDRRLLAEDPFQRAEIRRLVEWFLQKMEADVTRPLVRERIFKLQMTPDQGGGAPDSKVLRTSRANIRQHMKYLSWLAGTRTWLAGDRISYADLAAAATVSVLDYLGEIDWSDAPSAKEWYQRLKSRPSFRPLLAERVRGVTPVPHYADLDF; this is encoded by the coding sequence ATGCCGACACTGTATCACCACCCCATGTCCGCCGCTTCACGCTTCGTTCGCCTGATCCTTTCGGAATACGGCTACCAGACGGAATTGACGGACGAGCAGCCCTGGGAGAACCGGCGCGACTTCCTGGCTTTGAACCCGGCCGGAACGCTACCGGTCTATGTTGACGACAGTATGAGGGCGCTCTGTGGGGCGACGATCATCTCGGAATATCTCGACGAGACGAACGGCATCATGAAGCGGGATCGCCGCCTTCTGGCCGAGGATCCGTTCCAGCGCGCGGAAATCCGCCGGCTGGTCGAATGGTTCCTGCAGAAGATGGAAGCCGATGTGACGCGGCCGCTGGTGCGCGAGCGGATCTTCAAGCTGCAGATGACGCCGGACCAGGGCGGCGGCGCACCCGACAGCAAGGTCCTGCGGACCTCGCGCGCCAACATCCGCCAGCATATGAAGTATCTCTCCTGGCTCGCGGGCACGCGCACCTGGCTTGCCGGCGACCGGATTTCCTATGCCGATCTTGCCGCCGCCGCGACGGTGTCCGTGCTCGATTATCTCGGCGAAATCGACTGGTCGGACGCCCCGAGCGCCAAGGAGTGGTACCAGCGGCTGAAGTCCCGCCCCTCCTTCCGGCCGCTGCTTGCCGAGCGCGTGCGCGGCGTCACCCCCGTTCCGCACTATGCGGATCTCGACTTCTGA
- a CDS encoding undecaprenyl-diphosphate phosphatase yields MADQSIISALVLGLIEGLTEFIPVSSTAHVLLAGHFLGFKSPGNTFAVLIQLGAILAILLVYFQKLLSIALALPTSIKARRFVVSVLLAFLPAAVIGAIAHDFIKTVLFETPVLICVVLIVGGVILYAIDHLPLKPRYTDVMDYPPSLALKIGLFQCLAMIPGTSRSGATIAGALLMGTDKRSAAEFSFFLAMPTMVGAFTLDLYKNRDALSFDDFTLIAVGFIAAFVAGIFVVRSLLDFVSRRGFTPFAIWRIIVGIAGLIGLWLLG; encoded by the coding sequence ATGGCGGATCAATCGATCATCAGTGCGCTTGTCCTCGGTCTGATCGAGGGCCTGACGGAGTTCATCCCCGTCTCATCGACGGCGCACGTCCTTCTCGCCGGCCACTTCCTCGGCTTCAAGTCGCCGGGCAACACCTTCGCCGTCCTCATCCAGCTCGGCGCCATTCTGGCGATCCTGCTCGTCTATTTCCAGAAGCTTCTGTCGATCGCGCTGGCGTTGCCGACAAGCATCAAGGCGCGCCGCTTCGTCGTGTCAGTGCTGCTCGCCTTCCTGCCGGCGGCGGTCATCGGTGCCATTGCCCATGATTTCATCAAGACGGTGCTGTTCGAGACGCCTGTCCTGATCTGCGTCGTACTGATCGTCGGCGGCGTCATCCTTTATGCGATAGACCATCTGCCGCTGAAGCCGCGCTATACCGACGTGATGGACTACCCGCCGTCGCTGGCGCTGAAGATCGGCCTGTTCCAGTGCCTGGCTATGATCCCCGGAACGTCCCGTTCCGGCGCGACGATCGCCGGCGCCCTGCTGATGGGCACCGACAAGCGTTCGGCCGCCGAATTCTCGTTCTTCCTGGCGATGCCGACCATGGTCGGCGCCTTTACGCTGGACCTCTACAAGAACCGCGATGCGCTCTCCTTTGACGATTTTACCCTGATTGCAGTCGGTTTCATTGCGGCCTTCGTCGCCGGCATCTTCGTCGTGCGCTCATTGCTCGACTTCGTCTCGCGGCGCGGTTTCACGCCTTTCGCCATCTGGCGCATCATCGTCGGGATCGCCGGCCTGATCGGTCTGTGGCTGCTTGGCTGA
- a CDS encoding complex I NDUFA9 subunit family protein, protein MTLSNLPPLVTIFGGSGFVGRHVVRALAKRGYRIRVAVRRPDLAGHLQPLGNVGQISFVQANLRYRKSVDRAVEGSDHVINCVGVLFESGRNTFDAVQDFGARAVAEAARGVGATLTHISAIGADASSASNYARSKGRAEAAILETKPDAIILRPSVVFGPEDGFFNKFANMARFSPVLPLIGGGETKFQPVYVTDVAEAVARAVDGTIAKGKIYELGGPDVLSFRDCLEIMLNTIDRKRTLVSLPFGVASLIGSVSSLIPFVTPPLTADQVVLLKSDNVVSTKAVSEGRTLSGIGIDPTMLESILPTYLVRYRPQGQYTRSGRAA, encoded by the coding sequence ATGACCTTGTCCAACCTTCCGCCGCTGGTGACGATTTTCGGCGGATCCGGGTTCGTCGGCCGTCATGTGGTGCGCGCGCTCGCCAAACGCGGCTATCGCATCCGCGTCGCCGTTCGCCGGCCGGACCTTGCCGGTCATCTCCAGCCGCTCGGCAATGTCGGCCAGATCTCCTTCGTTCAGGCGAACCTGCGCTACCGTAAATCGGTCGACCGCGCCGTTGAAGGCTCCGATCACGTCATCAACTGCGTCGGCGTGCTGTTCGAGAGCGGCCGCAACACCTTCGATGCGGTCCAGGATTTCGGCGCCCGTGCCGTGGCTGAAGCGGCCCGCGGCGTCGGCGCGACGCTGACCCATATCTCCGCCATCGGCGCCGACGCCTCCTCTGCATCGAACTACGCCCGCAGCAAGGGCCGCGCCGAGGCCGCTATCCTTGAGACCAAGCCTGACGCGATCATCCTGCGTCCATCGGTCGTCTTCGGTCCAGAGGACGGCTTCTTCAACAAGTTCGCCAACATGGCCCGCTTCTCGCCGGTCCTGCCGCTGATCGGCGGCGGCGAGACGAAATTCCAGCCCGTCTACGTGACCGACGTCGCCGAAGCCGTGGCCCGCGCCGTCGACGGCACGATCGCCAAGGGCAAGATCTACGAACTCGGCGGCCCTGACGTCTTGAGCTTCCGCGACTGTCTCGAGATCATGCTCAACACGATCGACCGCAAGCGCACGCTCGTCTCGCTGCCCTTCGGCGTCGCGTCTCTGATCGGCAGCGTTTCGTCGCTGATCCCCTTCGTCACGCCGCCGCTTACCGCCGACCAGGTGGTGTTGCTGAAATCCGACAATGTCGTCTCCACAAAGGCCGTATCGGAAGGCCGCACACTTTCCGGCATCGGCATCGACCCGACGATGCTGGAATCGATCCTGCCGACCTATCTGGTGCGCTACCGCCCGCAGGGCCAGTACACCCGTAGCGGCCGCGCCGCCTGA
- a CDS encoding DUF1330 domain-containing protein: MAKGYWIARVDVRDPERYKDYVAAAKPAFEKYGANFLARGGLHHRLEGGVRARNVVIEFPSLQAAIDCYNSPEYQIAAAIRQEVADAEMVVVEGV, translated from the coding sequence ATGGCCAAGGGATACTGGATCGCACGGGTCGATGTCCGCGACCCCGAGCGCTACAAGGACTATGTAGCGGCCGCAAAGCCCGCCTTCGAGAAATACGGCGCCAATTTTCTGGCACGCGGCGGGCTGCATCATCGGTTGGAGGGTGGCGTTCGCGCCCGCAACGTCGTCATCGAATTTCCATCGCTGCAGGCGGCGATCGACTGTTATAACTCTCCCGAGTACCAGATTGCCGCCGCGATCCGCCAGGAAGTCGCCGACGCCGAGATGGTGGTCGTCGAAGGCGTCTGA
- the pyrF gene encoding orotidine-5'-phosphate decarboxylase gives MTETARDRLIVGLDLPTIADAEKIVSTLGNDVSFYKIGYQLVFAGGLEFARDLAKSGKNVFLDMKLLDIDNTVAKGVENIAKMGMSMLTLHAYPKAMKAAVEAAKGSDLCLLGVTVLTSMDEQDVIDAGYEYDPHTLVLRRAEQARAAGMGGIVCSAEESAAVRKIIGPDMALVTPGIRPAGADKGDQKRVMTPSEALKAGSSHLVVARPIVAAAEPLAAARAILAEMNGALAR, from the coding sequence ATGACCGAAACCGCGCGCGACAGACTGATCGTAGGCCTCGACCTTCCGACGATTGCGGATGCCGAGAAGATCGTGTCGACGCTCGGCAACGATGTCTCCTTCTACAAGATCGGCTACCAGTTGGTCTTTGCCGGCGGCCTGGAATTCGCGCGCGACCTGGCCAAAAGCGGCAAGAACGTCTTCCTCGACATGAAGCTGCTCGACATCGACAACACGGTGGCCAAGGGCGTCGAGAACATCGCCAAGATGGGCATGTCGATGCTGACCCTGCACGCCTATCCGAAGGCGATGAAGGCGGCTGTCGAGGCTGCGAAAGGCTCCGACCTCTGCCTGCTCGGCGTCACCGTGCTCACCTCGATGGACGAGCAGGACGTGATCGATGCCGGCTATGAATACGATCCGCACACGCTGGTGCTGCGCCGGGCCGAACAGGCGCGCGCCGCCGGCATGGGCGGCATCGTCTGCTCAGCGGAAGAATCGGCGGCAGTGCGCAAGATCATCGGGCCGGACATGGCACTCGTCACCCCGGGCATTCGCCCGGCCGGCGCGGACAAGGGCGACCAGAAGCGGGTGATGACGCCCTCCGAGGCGCTCAAGGCCGGATCCAGCCATCTCGTCGTCGCGCGCCCAATCGTCGCAGCCGCCGAGCCGCTTGCGGCTGCCCGCGCCATCCTTGCCGAAATGAACGGTGCGCTCGCGCGCTGA
- a CDS encoding histidine phosphatase family protein → MFGVYVTHPQVQIDPDVPVPQWGLSTVGRERAVITARLPWVRSLGRIVSSDETKAIETAQLLADAAGVTIEVHHDMGENDRSATGFLPPPEFEKAADWFFANPTESFEGWERAIDAQSRISNAVFRILGDHDPKIPIAFVGHGGVGTLLKCRLTGAPISRAADQKGGGGGNVFAFRLADRTVACDWTPMEHWQGI, encoded by the coding sequence ATGTTCGGCGTCTACGTCACCCATCCGCAGGTCCAGATCGATCCGGACGTGCCCGTCCCGCAATGGGGACTTTCCACTGTTGGCCGCGAACGCGCGGTCATCACCGCCCGATTGCCCTGGGTGCGTTCGCTCGGACGGATCGTTTCGAGCGACGAAACCAAGGCGATCGAGACGGCACAACTTTTGGCCGATGCGGCCGGCGTGACGATCGAGGTCCACCACGACATGGGCGAGAACGATCGCTCGGCCACCGGCTTCCTGCCGCCGCCGGAATTCGAGAAGGCGGCCGACTGGTTCTTCGCCAATCCCACCGAAAGCTTCGAGGGCTGGGAGCGCGCGATCGATGCCCAGAGCCGCATCTCGAACGCGGTCTTTCGGATCCTCGGCGATCACGATCCGAAAATCCCGATTGCCTTCGTCGGCCATGGCGGCGTCGGCACACTTCTGAAATGCCGCCTTACCGGCGCGCCAATCTCGCGCGCAGCCGACCAGAAGGGTGGTGGCGGCGGCAATGTCTTCGCTTTCCGCCTTGCGGATCGGACTGTTGCATGCGACTGGACCCCGATGGAACACTGGCAGGGGATTTAG
- the pmtA gene encoding phospholipid N-methyltransferase PmtA, translated as MNLRVKVKERLGRKFDEEIRFFKGWMSNAKAVGAILPTSSVTARRMASVINPASGLPVLELGPGTGVITKAILERGLEPSNLVSIEYSTDFYNQLKTNFNGVNFINGDAFDLEHTLGELNGQTFDSVVSAVPLLNFPMHRRVELIDDLLSRVPVGRPVVQISYGPLSPVVAMPDRYSIQHLDFVVRNIPPAQLWVYRRAH; from the coding sequence ATGAATTTGCGCGTGAAGGTGAAGGAACGGCTCGGACGGAAGTTCGACGAAGAGATTCGCTTTTTCAAGGGATGGATGAGCAATGCCAAGGCCGTCGGCGCGATCCTGCCGACCTCCTCCGTCACAGCGCGCCGAATGGCGAGCGTCATCAATCCGGCCTCAGGCCTTCCGGTTCTTGAGCTCGGCCCCGGCACCGGCGTCATCACCAAGGCGATCCTGGAACGTGGCCTTGAGCCGTCCAATCTCGTGTCGATCGAGTATTCGACCGATTTCTACAATCAGCTCAAGACCAACTTCAACGGCGTCAACTTCATCAACGGCGACGCCTTCGATCTGGAACACACGCTCGGCGAACTCAACGGCCAGACCTTCGACAGCGTCGTCTCTGCCGTGCCGCTTCTGAACTTCCCGATGCATCGCCGCGTCGAACTGATCGACGATCTGCTGTCGCGCGTTCCGGTCGGCCGGCCGGTCGTGCAGATTTCCTATGGGCCTTTGTCGCCCGTCGTTGCCATGCCGGACCGCTACAGCATCCAGCATCTCGACTTCGTCGTGCGCAACATTCCGCCGGCGCAGCTCTGGGTCTATCGCCGGGCGCACTGA
- the dnaN gene encoding DNA polymerase III subunit beta, which produces MRITLERSNLLKSLNHVHRVVERRNTIPILSNVLLRSDGASLEMKATDLDLEITEATPAQVEQAGATTVPAHLLYDIVRKLPDGSEVLLATNAEGTAMTVASGRSKFSLQCLPQSDFPDLTAGSFSHSFRLKATDLKMLIDRTQFAISTEETRYYLNGIFVHTVESKGELKLRAVATDGHRLARADVEAPSGSEGMPGIIIPRKTVSELQKLLDNPELVVTVEVSDAKIRLTIGSIVMTSKLIDGTFPDYQRVIPANNDKELRVDCQSFAQAVDRVSTISSERGRAVKLALNEGQMTLTVNNPDSGSATEELPVGYDHDPLEIGFNAKYLLDITSQLTGTDAIFMLADPGSPTLVRDLAAEDALYVLMPMRV; this is translated from the coding sequence ATGCGCATTACTCTCGAGCGATCCAACCTCCTGAAATCGCTGAACCACGTGCACCGCGTGGTGGAGCGGCGAAACACGATCCCGATCCTCTCGAACGTGCTCCTGCGTTCCGACGGCGCCAGCCTCGAAATGAAGGCGACCGACCTCGACCTCGAAATCACCGAGGCGACCCCGGCCCAGGTGGAGCAGGCGGGCGCGACCACCGTGCCAGCGCACCTGCTCTACGACATCGTGCGCAAGCTGCCCGACGGTTCGGAAGTGCTGCTCGCCACCAACGCCGAGGGCACGGCGATGACCGTCGCCTCGGGCCGTTCCAAGTTCTCGCTGCAGTGCCTGCCGCAATCCGACTTCCCGGATCTGACCGCCGGCAGCTTCTCGCATTCGTTCCGCCTCAAGGCGACCGACCTCAAGATGTTGATCGATCGCACCCAGTTTGCGATCTCGACCGAGGAAACCCGCTACTATCTCAACGGCATCTTCGTACACACGGTCGAAAGCAAGGGTGAGCTGAAACTGCGCGCCGTCGCAACCGACGGCCATCGCCTGGCGCGCGCCGACGTCGAGGCGCCATCCGGCTCCGAAGGCATGCCGGGCATCATCATCCCGCGCAAGACCGTCAGCGAATTGCAGAAGCTGCTCGACAACCCGGAACTCGTCGTCACCGTCGAAGTCTCGGACGCCAAGATCCGCTTGACGATCGGCTCGATCGTCATGACCTCGAAGCTGATCGACGGCACTTTCCCCGACTACCAGCGCGTCATCCCAGCCAACAACGACAAGGAACTGCGCGTCGATTGCCAGTCCTTCGCCCAGGCGGTCGATCGCGTATCGACGATCTCGTCGGAGCGCGGCCGCGCCGTCAAGTTGGCGCTGAACGAAGGCCAGATGACGCTGACGGTCAACAATCCCGATTCCGGCAGTGCTACGGAAGAACTGCCCGTCGGCTACGACCACGATCCGCTCGAAATCGGCTTCAACGCCAAGTACCTGCTCGACATTACTTCGCAGCTGACCGGCACCGATGCGATCTTCATGCTGGCAGACCCGGGCTCGCCGACGCTCGTCCGTGATCTGGCCGCTGAAGATGCGCTCTATGTGCTCATGCCGATGCGCGTGTAG
- the rsmI gene encoding 16S rRNA (cytidine(1402)-2'-O)-methyltransferase, giving the protein MEKQKTAEPAGGQRERSYRLHNVSVPARPLDAALYLVATPIGNLGDITLRALETLAGADVLACEDTRVTRVLLDRYGITNRPYAYHEHNADEAGPRLLAALAEGRSVALVSDAGTPLVSDPGYRLGQLAIEAGHRVVPIPGASAPLAALVGSGLPNDAFLFAGFLPTKDKAKRDRLRELAAVPATILFFESPHRIAATVAAAADVLGEGRRASVCRELTKTFEEFRRGTLGELAAHYEQAGPVKGEIVLVIGPPDAAPEPEAADVDALLQSLVADMPTGKAATEAARQTGLPRKELYDRLLQLKERNGD; this is encoded by the coding sequence GTGGAAAAGCAAAAGACAGCGGAACCGGCGGGCGGACAGAGGGAGCGCAGCTACCGGCTGCACAATGTGAGCGTTCCGGCCCGCCCCCTTGATGCCGCGCTCTATCTGGTGGCAACCCCGATCGGGAATCTCGGCGATATCACGCTGCGCGCGCTGGAAACATTGGCCGGCGCCGATGTGCTTGCCTGTGAGGACACGCGGGTCACCCGTGTTCTGCTTGATCGATACGGCATCACCAATCGGCCCTACGCCTACCACGAGCACAATGCCGACGAGGCCGGTCCGCGGCTGCTGGCAGCGCTCGCCGAAGGGCGTTCGGTGGCACTCGTCTCTGATGCCGGCACGCCACTGGTCTCTGACCCCGGCTACCGCCTGGGGCAGCTTGCGATCGAGGCCGGACATCGCGTCGTGCCGATTCCCGGCGCCTCGGCGCCGCTTGCAGCCCTCGTCGGGTCCGGCCTGCCGAACGATGCTTTCCTCTTTGCCGGTTTCCTGCCGACCAAGGACAAGGCCAAACGCGATCGCCTCAGGGAACTCGCCGCCGTGCCGGCAACGATCCTGTTCTTCGAATCGCCGCACCGGATCGCTGCGACGGTTGCGGCGGCGGCCGACGTTTTGGGGGAAGGCAGGCGGGCGTCCGTCTGCCGCGAATTGACCAAGACCTTCGAGGAATTTCGCCGCGGCACGCTCGGCGAGCTTGCTGCTCATTATGAACAGGCGGGGCCGGTCAAGGGCGAGATCGTGCTCGTCATCGGCCCTCCCGATGCCGCGCCCGAACCGGAAGCGGCCGACGTCGACGCGCTGCTGCAAAGCCTGGTCGCCGACATGCCGACCGGCAAGGCGGCAACCGAAGCCGCCCGCCAGACGGGCCTGCCGCGCAAGGAACTCTATGACCGGCTGCTGCAGTTGAAGGAACGCAATGGCGACTGA
- a CDS encoding YraN family protein, with product MATEAGDRRKLKALRRGYLAEYRAALCLLLKGYRIVAMRHRTKLGEIDIIARRGDLIACVEVKARRSAEDDVFAVTATAQRRIRAASDLWLAKQPDFNRLSVRYDIVTVTPWGWPRHLPDAF from the coding sequence ATGGCGACTGAGGCGGGTGATCGGCGGAAGCTGAAGGCACTCAGGCGGGGATACCTAGCCGAGTATCGCGCCGCACTCTGTCTCTTGCTCAAGGGCTACCGCATCGTCGCGATGCGCCATCGCACCAAGCTTGGCGAAATTGACATCATTGCCCGGCGCGGCGATCTCATCGCCTGCGTCGAGGTCAAGGCCCGTCGCTCGGCCGAAGACGACGTCTTCGCCGTGACGGCGACAGCGCAGAGGCGTATCCGTGCCGCGAGCGATCTTTGGCTGGCGAAACAGCCTGATTTCAACAGGCTTTCCGTGCGCTACGACATCGTCACCGTGACCCCTTGGGGCTGGCCGCGGCACCTGCCGGATGCGTTCTGA
- a CDS encoding extracellular solute-binding protein translates to MFKKFTLAALTLAFSATSSLAATNITWWHGMAGRNGEVINEVSKKFNEAQSACALTPVSKGTYEEALASGIAAFRSGEQPNILQVFDAGAATIINAKGAVIPAEDLIIKAGHNFDRNAFIDGVRYFYADSEGKFVGMPFNSSAPIMYINDEALKKAGVEAPKTWEEFEAVAPKLKEAGYIPLVQSQLTWQFTENFFSRNNIQFATNNNGYDAVVDTELKVTDPNLVMMFDKLKAWKDEGYFAFYGAGWNDNQKVFEEGKAAFWIGSSGSFGGLQKTAQMPFSATFLPYWGSIKGAGTNSFIGGAALFAMSGKTDEENKCVADFFQFLTSPEIQYFYHKATGYVAITKAAYELAQKDGYYKEKPVAEVGIKQLMLPAGDWSKGYRLGFYPQIREIMEREYGRIFSGETTVKDAFDTIEKEGNELLARFAKTAG, encoded by the coding sequence ATGTTCAAGAAGTTTACGCTCGCAGCCCTTACCCTTGCATTTTCCGCGACCTCGTCGCTTGCCGCGACCAACATTACCTGGTGGCACGGCATGGCCGGCCGCAACGGCGAAGTCATCAATGAAGTTTCCAAGAAGTTCAATGAAGCCCAGAGCGCCTGCGCGCTGACCCCGGTTTCCAAGGGCACCTACGAGGAAGCGCTCGCTTCCGGTATCGCCGCTTTCCGCTCGGGTGAACAGCCGAACATCCTGCAGGTCTTCGACGCCGGTGCCGCCACGATCATCAACGCCAAGGGCGCGGTCATCCCGGCCGAAGACCTGATCATCAAGGCTGGTCACAACTTCGACCGCAACGCCTTCATCGATGGCGTGCGCTACTTCTACGCCGACAGCGAAGGCAAGTTCGTCGGCATGCCGTTCAATTCCTCCGCGCCGATCATGTACATCAACGACGAGGCCCTGAAGAAGGCCGGCGTCGAAGCGCCGAAGACCTGGGAAGAGTTCGAGGCCGTCGCCCCGAAGCTGAAGGAAGCCGGTTACATCCCGCTCGTCCAGTCGCAGCTCACCTGGCAGTTCACGGAGAACTTCTTCTCCCGCAACAACATCCAGTTCGCCACCAACAACAACGGCTACGACGCCGTCGTCGACACTGAGCTGAAGGTCACCGACCCGAACCTCGTCATGATGTTCGACAAGCTGAAGGCCTGGAAGGATGAAGGCTACTTCGCCTTCTACGGCGCCGGCTGGAACGACAACCAGAAGGTCTTCGAAGAAGGCAAGGCTGCGTTCTGGATCGGTTCGTCGGGTTCGTTCGGCGGCCTGCAGAAGACGGCGCAGATGCCGTTCTCGGCAACCTTCCTGCCCTATTGGGGCTCGATCAAGGGCGCCGGCACCAACTCCTTCATCGGCGGCGCGGCACTCTTTGCCATGTCCGGCAAGACGGATGAAGAAAACAAGTGCGTTGCCGACTTCTTCCAGTTCCTGACCTCGCCTGAGATCCAGTACTTCTACCACAAGGCCACCGGCTATGTGGCCATCACCAAGGCAGCCTACGAGCTTGCCCAGAAGGATGGCTACTACAAGGAGAAGCCGGTTGCCGAAGTCGGCATCAAGCAGCTGATGCTGCCGGCCGGCGACTGGTCGAAGGGCTACCGCCTCGGCTTCTACCCGCAGATCCGCGAAATCATGGAACGCGAATACGGCCGCATCTTCTCGGGCGAAACGACCGTCAAGGACGCGTTCGACACCATCGAGAAGGAAGGCAACGAGCTGCTCGCCCGTTTCGCCAAGACGGCCGGCTGA